From the Clostridium sp. Marseille-P299 genome, one window contains:
- a CDS encoding ABC transporter permease, with translation MNKKYFKGWMDVYGFTFRNATNGKGFKLVTFGVAILIIGAFIIGNIINAKPAEAEKKSPIETVYVLDESGLPSTDYHEILLQNNDESFLEINFIYVSNKTREEIVKDAKANSDKTVAVVIEPNGSDYTIEALIPEGSSISTKNTENLLTSMMTCFDSNKLMQAGLTNEQLTKVLMPVVTSVGNIGEDTNIATYLIKMLAPMIFGLMMYFMLIFHGQTISKEVSTEKTSKLMETLLTSVHPYALITGKVLAISSMAILQFLTWIVAIFAGLYGGNAVAHAIYPEYQSSVIQIIDFLKDNIGESAFSLPAVVLAIIIFCIGFLFYCVLAGLAGCMVTKPEEVASTQGVFVFPILISWLVCYMASMMGHEGILNVARYVPFTIPFCVPVDLITGNVSILQGVISCVIAAAFSLIVIIYSAKIYKGLVLYNGQKITLKTLGKVLKGQ, from the coding sequence ATGAATAAGAAATATTTTAAAGGTTGGATGGATGTGTATGGCTTTACTTTCCGTAATGCAACGAATGGAAAAGGTTTTAAACTTGTTACGTTTGGAGTTGCAATATTGATTATCGGAGCATTTATCATTGGAAACATAATAAATGCAAAGCCAGCAGAAGCTGAAAAGAAATCGCCAATTGAAACGGTCTATGTACTTGATGAAAGTGGATTACCTAGCACAGACTATCATGAAATATTATTACAAAATAACGACGAGAGTTTTCTTGAAATAAATTTTATCTATGTTAGTAATAAGACAAGAGAAGAAATAGTAAAGGATGCAAAAGCAAATTCTGATAAAACAGTTGCAGTAGTAATTGAGCCAAATGGATCTGATTACACGATTGAGGCACTTATTCCAGAGGGATCTTCCATTTCTACTAAGAATACAGAAAATCTATTAACATCCATGATGACTTGCTTTGATTCTAATAAGTTAATGCAGGCTGGTTTAACAAACGAGCAGTTAACTAAGGTATTGATGCCTGTTGTAACTTCAGTTGGTAATATTGGTGAAGATACAAATATTGCAACATATCTTATTAAGATGTTAGCACCAATGATTTTTGGTTTAATGATGTATTTTATGCTTATCTTTCATGGTCAAACAATTAGTAAAGAAGTATCTACGGAAAAGACCTCAAAACTTATGGAAACTTTATTAACCTCTGTTCATCCATATGCGTTAATTACAGGTAAGGTACTTGCTATTTCAAGTATGGCAATTTTGCAATTTTTAACATGGATTGTTGCTATATTTGCTGGCTTATATGGTGGAAATGCAGTAGCACATGCAATATATCCAGAATATCAAAGTTCAGTGATCCAAATTATAGATTTTTTGAAAGACAATATTGGAGAATCCGCATTTTCCTTACCAGCAGTTGTTTTAGCAATTATTATATTTTGTATAGGTTTTTTATTTTATTGTGTTCTTGCAGGTCTTGCAGGATGTATGGTTACAAAACCCGAAGAAGTTGCTTCCACACAAGGAGTATTTGTATTTCCTATTTTAATTAGTTGGTTAGTCTGCTATATGGCATCTATGATGGGACATGAAGGAATTTTAAATGTAGCAAGGTATGTACCGTTCACAATACCATTTTGCGTACCAGTGGATCTAATTACAGGTAATGTATCTATACTGCAAGGCGTGATTTCATGTGTTATAGCAGCAGCATTTTCTTTAATAGTTATTATTTATTCGGCCAAGATCTATAAGGGCTTGGTATTATATAATGGTCAAAAAATAACATTAAAGACTTTGGGTAAAGTACTAAAAGGTCAGTAA
- a CDS encoding AAC(3) family N-acetyltransferase, protein MYTKQDLKNAIKAMGIEPTDTVFIHSSMKSIGEVEGGADTVLDAFMEYLSEGLLILPTHTWASMSESHNVYDPDKEPSCVGILTNLFMKREGVVRSLHPTHSVAAYGKESYEYIKGEEDVTTPCAVGGCYDRLREKNAKILLLGVNHIRNTFIHGVEEVLQVPERFTEKPVLFKIIMPDGSIKENHVYRHYNKTTAHISEAYSKLEQAFYDNHVAKEVTFGDANCILCDANGIFEVTKKVLSHQINCLMELEEIPAEWWME, encoded by the coding sequence ATGTATACGAAACAAGATTTAAAAAACGCAATAAAAGCAATGGGCATAGAACCTACGGATACGGTGTTTATCCATTCATCAATGAAATCCATTGGTGAAGTAGAAGGTGGAGCAGATACAGTACTAGATGCCTTCATGGAATATTTATCCGAGGGACTTCTAATTCTTCCTACCCACACTTGGGCGAGTATGAGTGAGTCACATAATGTGTATGATCCAGACAAGGAGCCATCCTGTGTTGGAATCTTAACTAATTTGTTCATGAAACGAGAGGGTGTTGTTCGCTCATTGCATCCAACACATAGTGTAGCTGCCTATGGTAAGGAGAGCTACGAATACATAAAAGGAGAAGAAGATGTAACAACTCCTTGTGCGGTTGGTGGATGTTATGACCGTTTAAGAGAAAAAAATGCGAAAATTCTTTTATTAGGTGTAAATCATATTCGTAATACATTTATTCATGGTGTGGAAGAAGTGTTGCAGGTTCCAGAACGATTTACTGAAAAACCAGTACTTTTTAAAATTATTATGCCAGACGGTAGTATAAAAGAGAATCATGTGTACCGTCATTATAATAAAACAACAGCTCATATTTCAGAGGCATATTCAAAATTAGAGCAGGCATTTTATGATAATCATGTAGCAAAAGAAGTTACTTTTGGTGATGCCAATTGTATTTTATGTGATGCGAATGGAATATTTGAAGTTACAAAAAAAGTGTTATCCCATCAAATTAATTGCTTAATGGAATTAGAAGAGATACCGGCGGAATGGTGGATGGAGTAG
- a CDS encoding ArsR/SmtB family transcription factor, producing the protein MIFVDIKQDSTFIYSKEIELLFAVVGILGEVKNKEIYEEVYDKDFIHHIKRKYRYLYSLHQENPYFAIGVLELLSFCELKEFTLDSFEDYLLKTEKEFFIYHFLGQEGDIKEIKKAVNSQNEIVDLYNKLNYIKETFPYLVFEDLFLETERIIRDIFACANELRTEQFDKFMDSYSKLILLEEGKTREGLSELKPLEYSERIMGKTFGRRGPYQHFYFMPSVFIPYKSVRYMYTDQFLIYRLKEDRLESKDVVKILKVIADETRFSILEILSTNGPMIGKEIAAKLSIATSTLSHHMEQLRSIGIIHEERVKNSKYYSVNKKMRAELIDKFSQALGREE; encoded by the coding sequence ATGATCTTTGTAGATATCAAACAGGATAGTACATTTATTTATTCCAAAGAAATTGAGTTATTGTTTGCAGTAGTAGGTATCTTAGGAGAAGTTAAAAATAAAGAGATTTATGAAGAAGTTTATGATAAGGATTTCATTCATCATATAAAGAGAAAGTATAGATATTTATATAGTTTGCACCAAGAAAATCCCTATTTTGCAATTGGTGTTTTAGAATTACTATCATTTTGTGAATTAAAAGAATTTACTTTAGATAGCTTTGAAGATTATCTATTGAAGACAGAGAAAGAATTTTTTATTTATCATTTCTTAGGTCAAGAAGGTGATATAAAAGAAATTAAAAAAGCTGTGAATTCGCAAAATGAGATCGTGGATCTATACAATAAATTAAACTATATAAAAGAAACTTTTCCGTATCTTGTGTTTGAAGACCTTTTTTTAGAAACAGAGCGAATTATAAGAGATATTTTTGCTTGTGCAAATGAGCTTAGGACAGAGCAATTTGATAAGTTTATGGACTCCTATTCTAAGCTTATTTTACTTGAAGAAGGAAAAACGAGAGAAGGATTAAGTGAACTTAAACCACTGGAATATTCGGAACGTATAATGGGGAAAACTTTTGGTCGACGTGGTCCGTATCAACATTTTTACTTTATGCCATCTGTTTTTATACCATATAAAAGTGTGCGTTATATGTACACGGATCAATTTTTAATCTATCGCTTAAAAGAAGATAGGCTAGAATCGAAAGATGTTGTAAAGATACTAAAAGTAATTGCGGATGAAACAAGGTTTTCGATTCTTGAGATATTATCAACAAACGGTCCAATGATTGGAAAAGAAATAGCTGCAAAGCTTTCCATCGCTACATCTACCTTATCTCATCATATGGAACAGTTAAGAAGTATCGGAATCATTCATGAGGAAAGAGTTAAAAATTCAAAATATTATAGTGTAAATAAAAAAATGCGAGCAGAGTTGATCGATAAGTTTTCTCAAGCCCTTGGTAGAGAAGAATAA
- a CDS encoding ABC transporter ATP-binding protein gives MESVIQVNNVTREYRLSKGWIKRKKEVVKAVDGLSFDVKRGEVFGLLGQNGAGKTTTIKMLITLLAPTKGECKVLGYNTFGEENKIRNRINFIFGGEMGVYRRLSARDNLRYFANIYLISHKDREEYIENILELVGLTEKADFLVETYSKGMIQRLQIARGLINNPEIIFMDEPTVGLDPVGARMLRDIIKKLKEQGKTILLTTHYMYEADELCDRIAIINKGKLIALDTPKDLKANYKMEHPETKLSEKEVTLEDVYIALVGGN, from the coding sequence ATGGAATCCGTAATACAAGTGAATAATGTTACACGGGAATATCGCTTAAGTAAAGGATGGATAAAACGAAAAAAAGAAGTTGTTAAAGCAGTAGACGGTTTAAGCTTTGATGTAAAACGAGGAGAAGTTTTTGGATTGCTTGGACAAAATGGGGCAGGAAAAACTACAACAATCAAAATGCTAATCACACTATTAGCACCTACTAAGGGGGAGTGTAAAGTTCTTGGATACAACACCTTTGGCGAAGAAAATAAAATCAGAAATCGAATCAATTTTATTTTCGGTGGTGAAATGGGAGTGTATCGAAGGCTTTCGGCAAGGGATAATTTAAGATACTTTGCGAATATTTATCTAATTTCACATAAAGATAGGGAAGAGTACATAGAAAATATTCTTGAACTTGTAGGTTTAACAGAGAAAGCAGATTTCTTAGTAGAAACGTATTCCAAGGGTATGATACAACGCTTACAAATTGCAAGAGGTTTAATTAATAATCCGGAAATTATATTTATGGATGAACCTACGGTTGGACTTGATCCAGTAGGTGCAAGAATGTTAAGAGATATTATAAAAAAATTGAAAGAACAAGGGAAAACTATATTATTAACGACACATTATATGTATGAGGCGGATGAACTTTGTGACCGTATTGCAATTATTAATAAAGGTAAATTAATTGCGTTAGATACCCCAAAGGATTTAAAAGCAAATTATAAAATGGAGCATCCTGAAACAAAGCTTTCAGAAAAAGAAGTTACCCTTGAAGATGTCTATATAGCACTTGTAGGAGGAAATTAA
- a CDS encoding ABC transporter permease: protein MKSKVILTTMILQMKNSFQRSMFRFCLIANPIANTILIYYMFQNSGKENFISYVIMGAGLMGLWSCICFSSAGDINRERWSGTLSIIYTAPADFRLIIWGKILGNTLLALSTLFISFITAKVLFHADLSLGNLGYFIISMSAAIVCFMTISIVIAYILTLSRKTTLYMNCIEIPVILLSGFVFPIDLLPKWIIPISNCLSPTWAVKLIRMSIEGNINFYVYWRTFLVLVVINIIYLFGISLLYRVIDHQVRIRATLEVS, encoded by the coding sequence ATGAAATCAAAGGTAATCCTTACTACGATGATTTTACAGATGAAAAATTCATTTCAAAGATCTATGTTTCGCTTTTGTCTGATTGCGAATCCAATTGCAAATACAATTTTAATTTATTATATGTTTCAAAATTCCGGAAAAGAGAATTTTATAAGTTATGTCATTATGGGTGCTGGATTAATGGGACTTTGGAGTTGTATTTGCTTTTCATCTGCTGGTGACATTAATCGTGAGCGGTGGAGTGGAACCTTATCCATTATATATACAGCGCCAGCAGATTTCCGACTGATAATATGGGGGAAAATCTTAGGAAATACATTACTAGCTCTTAGTACACTGTTTATTTCCTTTATCACTGCGAAAGTTTTATTTCATGCGGACTTATCTCTTGGTAATCTTGGGTATTTTATCATCTCAATGAGTGCGGCCATTGTATGCTTTATGACAATTTCCATTGTAATTGCTTATATCTTAACTCTTTCAAGAAAAACAACACTGTATATGAATTGTATTGAGATTCCTGTTATTTTGCTTAGCGGTTTTGTATTTCCAATTGATTTGCTTCCTAAGTGGATAATACCAATAAGTAATTGTTTATCTCCAACTTGGGCAGTGAAACTGATTCGGATGAGTATTGAGGGGAATATTAATTTTTATGTCTATTGGAGGACATTTCTAGTCTTAGTGGTTATCAATATAATTTACTTATTTGGAATATCGCTTCTTTATAGAGTAATCGATCATCAAGTAAGAATTCGTGCAACTTTGGAGGTAAGCTAA
- a CDS encoding ABC transporter permease, with protein sequence MIHRFFEQSWLYYKGQNSQFRFEEFLLLKFSIPLLTLIMYCLMASFGFQTNQLTYWVVGNAFLLCTSTCVFTIGVSFNGERYYGRLRSLIVSPSNKLITVLQKGFFPAIESFFSVFLGFIIGGAIFHVSFHEVNMVLLMIIIIVAMFSASGFGMILSMIGMVSSEMHLLLNCASYVLAILSGANFPVVMLPSVIQRLTDIIPLTRSIRAVNLLFEGGDLTKITSLVIGEIILGLLFYIISVMLLKVSEKVAIIRGNFDIF encoded by the coding sequence ATGATACATAGATTTTTTGAGCAATCTTGGCTCTATTACAAAGGACAAAATTCACAGTTTCGTTTTGAAGAATTTTTGTTATTAAAATTTTCAATACCATTACTTACATTGATCATGTATTGTTTGATGGCATCCTTTGGATTTCAAACAAATCAACTAACTTATTGGGTAGTAGGAAACGCATTCCTTTTATGCACCTCAACTTGTGTATTTACCATTGGTGTTTCATTTAATGGGGAACGGTATTACGGGAGATTACGTTCTTTAATTGTTTCTCCTAGTAATAAACTAATAACTGTGTTACAAAAAGGATTTTTTCCGGCGATAGAATCCTTCTTTAGTGTATTTCTTGGTTTTATCATTGGAGGAGCAATCTTTCACGTGAGTTTTCATGAGGTAAACATGGTTTTACTGATGATAATCATTATTGTTGCGATGTTTTCAGCAAGCGGTTTTGGTATGATATTAAGTATGATTGGTATGGTTTCAAGTGAAATGCATTTATTGCTTAATTGTGCGTCCTATGTACTTGCTATTTTATCAGGTGCAAATTTTCCAGTGGTTATGCTACCAAGTGTGATACAACGACTTACGGATATAATTCCTTTAACAAGAAGTATTAGAGCAGTAAATTTATTGTTTGAAGGAGGAGATTTAACTAAGATTACTAGCTTAGTGATTGGTGAAATTATTCTTGGGCTTTTATTTTATATAATAAGTGTAATGCTACTAAAGGTATCTGAGAAAGTTGCCATTATTAGAGGTAATTTTGATATTTTCTAA